Proteins from a genomic interval of Vespula pensylvanica isolate Volc-1 chromosome 22, ASM1446617v1, whole genome shotgun sequence:
- the LOC122636602 gene encoding dnaJ protein homolog 1, translating to MGKDYYKILGIAKGASDDEIKKAYRKLALKYHPDKNRSAGAEEKFKEIAEAYEVLSDTKKREVYDRFGEEGLKGGASADGGGGSASYTFHGDPRATFAQFFGSATPFQTFFEFGGPTATRVYNLHDEDMDIEDPFGFGIGPARQGGGQGSAFRSHSFNFAGPTTVKGGSKDRAQDPAIEHDLYISLEEILRGCTKKMKICRRVVQADGSTKKEDKVLTINVKPGWKAGTKITFQKEGDQGRGKVPADIVFIIRDKPHPIFRREGSDIRYTCKISLKQALCGTIIEVPTLTGEKISINLTREIVKPSIVKRIQGQGLPFPKEPSKKGDLLVSFDIKFPDTLSQSAKDILYDTLPN from the coding sequence ATGGggaaagattattataaaatattagggATAGCAAAAGGTGCCAGtgacgatgaaataaaaaaagcttATAGAAAATTAGCTTTAAAATACCATCCAGATAAGAATAGAAGTGCTGGTGCTGAagagaaatttaaagaaatagcCGAGGCATATGAAGTACTCTCagatacaaaaaagagagaagtgtATGATAGGTTCGGAGAAGAAGGTTTGAAAGGTGGAGCATCTGCCGATGGAGGTGGTGGCAGCGCATCGTACACTTTCCATGGAGATCCACGTGCCACTTTTGCACAATTCTTCGGCTCTGCAACACCCTTCCAAACATTCTTTGAATTTGGAGGTCCTACTGCCACGCGTGTCTATAATCTTCATGACGAAGACATGGATATAGAAGATCCATTTGGTTTTGGGATTGGGCCTGCTCGTCAAGGAGGTGGACAAGGAAGTGCTTTCCGATctcattcatttaattttgctGGACCTACAACAGTTAAAGGGGGTAGTAAAGATCGTGCTCAAGATCCGGCTATAGAACATGATCTTTATATAAGTTTGGAAGAAATATTACGTGGATGTactaaaaaaatgaagatatgtAGAAGAGTCGTTCAAGCTGATGGGAGTAcgaaaaaagaggataagGTCCTTACAATTAACGTGAAACCAGGATGGAAGGCTGGTACAAAAATTACTTTCCAAAAAGAAGGAGACCAAGGTCGTGGAAAGGTTCCAGCTGatattgttttcattattaGAGATAAACCTCATCCAATCTTTAGGAGAGAAGGCAGTGACATCAGATATACTTGTAAAATAAGCTTAAAACAAGCTTTGTGTGGTACCATCATAGAAGTTCCTACACTTACAGGAGAGAAAATCAGTATAAATTTAACAAGAGAGATTGTCAAGCCTAGTATTGTAAAGAGGATTCAAGGACAAGGTTTACCATTCCCAAAAGAGCCGTCAAAGAAAGGTGACCTTCTGGTTTCATTCGATATTAAGTTCCCAGACACATTATCGCAAAGTGCTAAGGACATTTTGTATGATACTCTACCAAACTGA
- the LOC122636483 gene encoding cysteine-rich protein 2-binding protein, giving the protein MISTMATVSEEEGINEKQDNNVNEIIPDIDLCKKCGNQCNPYTKPALRCNGDCAGKIHIECLQRGSVPVSFVGDVFFELHCVDCSPLGEETVIRDRMPWLNVIVLTLYNLREKSSGISKRGYFHWKSDISTFVDRNWDHLFKKTVKRKKNWIGTISGTLSHYSGIFFKSGTIELGESGWWRLIDNDPPEVLIAKNGKMIMDRKKQNGNQQKLSVKSYISPTPSESSISVGEDSNYGTESVKTQGPSMYSQAYVQPTETLSDLLLEEDELNDMDMEDDLVLRDQQDTLSLSELLADCQYQNSNFNFPRLFDNFTSEWSNNTETTEESIHDTTDNKIKREEDQYAEESNDSLAQEQPPPASLFQATKRDKWPWQKSIVNNEKIPLMTHQEEAYLLQRVNKHYLYSASPSARRLYRKLVVRKLKREYGLPLLDIDHFGSKEVSKRHFKECDRVLDRFFGDDIGYVFEQRLQGYNEPTSIVSPYTNRLLKPFIRRDISSRPLWLTVMEELCAKVNRNNSSWKPLPRAPIDYSYIRPQHIPAINSLCNQFFWPGIDLTECLQYPDFSCVVLYKKLVIGFAILVPDVSYNEAYISFFLTRPEWRKSGIGTFMLYHLIQTCMGKDVTLHVSATNPALILYQKFGFKVEEFIQDFYDKYMPPNSRECRHALFLRLSR; this is encoded by the exons atgatatctac aatgGCGACAGTATCGGAGGAAGAAGGAATTAATGAGAAACAAGACAATaatgttaatgaaattataccAGATATTGATCTTTGTAAAAAATGTGGTAATCAGTGTAATCCTTATACTAAACCAGCTTTACGTTGTAATGGTGATTGCGCTGGAAAAATTCATATTGAGTGTCTTCAAAGAGGAAGTGTTCCAGTGTCTTTTGTCGGTGATGTCTTTTTTGAATTACATTGCGTTGACTGCAGTCCATTAGGCGAAGAAACAGTTATAAGAGATCGAATGCCATGGCTTAATGTAATTGTATTAACTTTGTAcaatttaagagaaaaatctaGTGGAATAAGTAAAAGAGGATACTTCCATTGGAAGTCAGATATTAGTACTTTTGTAGATCGTAATTGGgatcatttatttaagaaaacaGT caaaagaaaaaagaattggattGGTACAATTTCCGGTACATTGTCACATTATAGTGGAATCTTTTTCAAATCAGGAACAATTGAATTAGGAGAATCTGGTTGGTGGAGACTAATAGATAATGATCCGCCAGAAGTTCTGATTGCTAAaa aTGGAAAGATGATAATGGatcgtaaaaaacaaaatggtaATCAACAAAAGTTATCAGTTAAATCGTATATTAGTCCAACGCCATCCGAATCAAGTATTTCAGTAGGAGAAGATAGCAATTATGGAACAGAATCAGTAAAAACTCAGGGACCATCGATGTATTCACAAGCTTATGTACAACCAACAGAAACATTATCTGATCTCTTATTGGAGGAAGATGAATTAAATG acATGGATATGGAAGATGATTTAGTACTACGTGATCAGCAGGacactctttctttatcaGAGCTATTAGCAGATTGTCAATAtcaaaattctaattttaattttcctcgactatttgataattttacatCTGAATGGTCTAACAATACAGAGACAACGGAAGAGTCAATACATGATACCaccgataataaaattaaaagagaagaagaccAATATGCAGAAGAAAGCAATGATAGTCTTGCTCAAGAACAACCACCTCCAGCTTCTTTATTCCAAGCTACAAAAAGAGATAAGTGGCCTTGGCAAAAGTCAATTGTTAATA ATGAGAAGATACCTCTTATGACGCATCAAGAAGAAGCATATCTCTTACAAAGAGTTAATAAACATTATCTATATTCTGCCTCTCCTTCTGCAAGACGTCTATACAGAAAATTAGTTgttagaaaattgaaaagagaatatgGTTTGCCTTTATTGGATATCGATCATTTTGGATCTAAAGAAGTATCTAAGAGACATTTCAAAGAATGCGATAGAGTCCTAGACAGATTTTTTGGAGATGACATAGGATATGTTTTTGAACAAAGATTACAAGGCTATAATGAACCAACATCTATTGTTAGTCCATATACGAATAGACTTTTAAAGCCGTTTATAAGAAGAGATATTTCTAGTCGACCACTATGGTTAACTGTGATGGAAGAACTTTGTGCTAAAGTTAATAGAAATAACTCATCTTGGAAACCACTACCAAGGGCACCAAttgattattcttatattagaCCACAACACATTCCAGCGATCAACAGTCTCTGTAATCAATTCTTTTGGCCTGGTATTGATT TGACAGAATGTTTACAATATCCCGACTTCAGCTGTGTTGTTCTCTACAAAAAGTTAGTAATTGGATTTGCAATACTTGTACCTGATGTAAGTTATAACGAGgcttatatatctttttttttaacgcgcCCTGAATGGCGAAAGTCAGGTATTGGTACATTTATGTTATATCATCTTATTCAAACTTGTATGGGAAAAGATGTAACACTACACGTATCTGCTACCAATCCTGCTTTGATCTTATACCAAAAATTTGGTTTCAAAGTTGAAGAATTTATTCAAGACttttatgataaatacatGCCACCGAATTCACGAGAATGTAGACATGCactatttttacgattaagtagataa
- the LOC122636480 gene encoding cilia- and flagella-associated protein 57 — translation MAASLQCKVIYGLKTDIIGNAHYITDSEILYPVGNALSIHNIFQQQQKLIHLPAKLQINIISVAPNKRYAALCETGEKPTIYIYDLQSLRRRKSLGIPYEAHNAIKFNCIDFTFDNKYVVAVTGEPDQTMLFYNWERGKVESSLKVGNPQDTSAIVNLISCNPSDTGIIAIGGPHVFKFLTLSDTVWRPYGFSKAENVLICSMTWLNSDRLLAGTKDGRILYLENGDLKNIYQMSETISMNLKIREEYVIHTTASPLALEDRDNDRWEHDILSLISFPKGFAYALGPRTIIVFEKEGSHIYVKRNIYLVPLQVSKTDSTDLYKVNTIDINISFDHLLVTTRWSQLFYITLWGPDLNMDPKPKEMSVMGQSLHYGPIGDLSMCAWKPIFMTYGEIDRSIRIWNFETESLIMLKQYEEDICSIALHPMGLFCLVGFIDKLRFMSILIDDLLPIYGFSIRNCKTVTFCHGGHLFAAVNGNVIQVYTTIGFYNRFLLKGHTAKINCLKWSQTDNKLMSIGEEGAIYEWDINSGQRTAEIILRNIILYDIVIAADQSFLYCIANDNRIRDIRNDTVSSEFTLMDKSIYYMAMGKNDTFLFVTCLGGIISSLKCPLQSPVEFIDFHLHSSDITKIALSYNEQYLVSTAKDGSLCIWRLYYADGKVTLDKGLIYTNEVLIGKTDLEEKIQMISDLTVRMRELETEHAYRIRQMEGQHNDKMRELHQAYCAAIEELKDKINKLQEDHTNELNNINVEIVNMKNVHEKAMQQMEISYDAKLIVEYDKYQALEEKNNIMCQHYEKCLDDLKKDSADVLQQTIVKYEALVHEKKVQLVETQEEMEHQAHTQELLMAQIEDDADREIVDIRTNYENVLYEESQMNLRLKGEAGVLRNRYMASQKDIEELKRQVQRVQGEYAQFQKTIQELEKDVLDLKEEINERDITIQEKENHIYELKHSNQELEKFKFVLNYKIQELKNQIEPRDHEIRDLREKIHDIETELVNLHKTNVSLELQLHELREKLASARHEVYMEVQRNKRCQRLLRNIQVDLLDTAGLIQEPHALKVAVTNLYHKYSSDDEFLRSRKADLDAQCDFMKQRDHLERTLASLKKQVFHTSSRNKDLDKAIMDNVTLISELNTLREELKVAYKHIIDMESLLGLTKRKMKPIEARNKLEEACHGYEQLQTEYKLEMQDCQSLIVALKDDIKRLLDKLPCEVTEK, via the exons ATGGCTGCATCATTACAGTGTAAAGTTATATATGGCTTAAAAACAGATATTATTGGAAATGCTCATTACATTACAGATTCTGAGATTTTATATCCCGTAGGAAATGCATTAtcaatacataatatttttcagcAACAACAAAAATTGATACATTTACCTGCTAaacttcaaataaatattatttctgttgCACCTAATAA gaGATATGCTGCTTTATGTGAGACTGGTGAGAAacctactatatatatttatgaccTTCAATccttaagaagaagaaaatctttagGAATACCATATGAGGCACACAAtgcaattaaatttaattgtattgATTTTAcctttgataataaatatgtagtaGCTGTAACAGGAGAACCTGATCAAACTATGCTTTTTTATAACTGGGAAAGAGGCAAAGTAGAGTCTAGCTTAAAAGTAGGTAATCCACAGGATACATCTGCCATCGTTAACTTAATATCCTGCAATCCATCAGATACAGGGATAATAGCAATTGGTGGGCCACAtgtattcaaatttttaacTCTTTCTGATACAGTATGGCGTCCATATGGATTTTCAAAAGCTGAGAATGTATTAATATGCTCTATGACTTGGTTGAATTCAGATAGGCTTTTAGCAGGTACAAAAGATGGTAGAATACTATATCTGGAAAATGGTGatttgaagaatatttatcaaatgagTGAGACCATATCTATGAATCTAAAAATTCGTGAAGAATATGTTATTCACACTACTGCCTCTCCATTAGCTttagaagatagagataatgATAGATGGGAACAtgatattctttctttgatatcaTTTCCAAAAGGCTTCGCATATGCCTTAGGTCCACGAACAATTATAGTTTTTGAGAAAGAAGgctcacatatatatgtaaaaagaaatatttatttagttcCTTTGCAAGTGTCTAAAACTGATTCTAcagatttatataaagttaataccatagatattaatataagtttTGATCATCTATTGGTAACTACAAGATGgtctcaattattttatataacgttatGGGGTCCAGATTTAAATATGGATCCAAAACCAAAAGAAATGAGCGTAATGGGCCAATCATTGCATTACGGACCTATTGGTGATTTGTCTATGTGCGCATGGAAACCAATTTTTATGACCTATGGAGAAATTGACAGAAGCATACGAATATGGAATTTTGAAACTGAAAGCTTAATCATGCTTAAGCAATATGAAGAAGATATTTGTTCAATTGCTTTACATCCAATGGGTTTATTTTGTCTTGTTGGATTTATTGACAAACTGCGTTTTATGAGTATATTAATAGATGATTTACTGCCTATATATGGATTTTCAATAAGAAATTGTAAAACTGTAACTTTCTGTCATGGTGGACATTTGTTTGCTGCTGTAAATGGAAATGTTATACAAGTTTATACAACTATCGGATTTTATAATCGTTTCCTATTGAAAGGGCATACAGCAAAAATAAATTGCTTAAAGTGGTCTCAAACAGACAACAAGTTAATGAGCATAGGTGAAGAGGGTGCCATTTATGAATGGGATATAAATAGTGGACAGCGTACTGCAGAGAtcattttaagaaatatcattttatatgatattgtaATTGCTGCCGAtcaatcgtttttatattgtatCGCAAATGATAATCGAATTCGTGATATTAGGAATGAcacg GTTTCATCTGAATTTACCTTAATGGATAAGAGCATATATTATATGGCAATGGGCAAGaatgatacatttttatttgtgaCTTGTTTAGGAGGTATTATATCGTCATTGAAATGTCCTCTTCAATCGCCTGTAGAATTTATAGATTTCCATCTTCATTCTAGCGATATTACAAAG ATAGCTCTTTCTTACAATGAACAGTATTTAGTATCTACTGCTAAAGATGGTAGTTTATGTATTTGGAGATTATATTATGCGGATGGAAAAGTAACATTAGATAAAGGACTTATATATACTAATGAAGTATTGATTGGTAAAACGgatttggaagaaaaaatacaaatgatcAGTGATTTGACAGTAAGAATGCGGGAATTGGAAACTGAACATGCATACAGAATAAGACAAATGGAAGGTCAACATAATGATAAAATGCGTGAGTTACATCAGGCATATTGCGCAGCTatcgaagaattaaaagacaagataaataaattgcaaGAAGATCATACaaacgaattaaataatataaatgtagaaATAGTGAACATGAAAAATGTTCATGAGAAAGCAATGCAACAAATGGAGATTAGTTATGATGCCAAATTAATTGTGGAATATGATAAGTATCAAgcattggaagaaaaaaataacattatgtGCCAAcattatgaaaaatgtttgGATGATTTAAAGAAAGACAGTGCAGATGTATTGCAGCAAACTATAGTTAAATATGAAGCTCTTgttcatgaaaaaaaagtacaactAGTCGAAACTCAAGAGGAAATGGAACATCAAGCGCATACACAAGAATTATTAATGGCGCAAATAGAAGATGATGCCGATAGAGAAATAGTTGATATACGTacaaattatgaaaatgtCTTGTATGAGGAGAGCCAAATGAATTTAAGGCTGAAAGGAGAAGCTGGAGTATTACGTAATAGATATATGGCCAGTCAAAAGGATATTGAAGAATTGAAAAGACAGGTTCAGCGTGTACAAGGTGAATATGCTCAATTTCAGAAAACTATACAAGAGTTGGAAAAAGATGTATTGGatttaaaagaagagattAATGAAAGGGATATAACAATTCAAGAAAAGGAGAACCATATATACGAATTGAAACATAGTAATCAAGAATTAGAGAAattcaaatttgttttaaattataaaatccaagaattaaaaaatcagaTTGAACCTAGGGATCACGAGATCAGAGATCTTAGGGAGAAAATACATGATATAGAAACAGAATTAGTAAATCTTCATAAGACGAATGTTAGTTTAGAATTGCAATTGCatgaattaagagaaaaattagcATCAGCACGACATGAGGTTTATATGGAAGTACAACGGAATAAAAGATGTCAAcgtttattaagaaatatacaagTAGATTTACTTGATACTGCCGGCCTTATACAAGAACCTCATGCATTAAAAGTTGCggtaacaaatttatatcataaatacaGCTCGGACGATGAATTCTTACGCAGTCGTAAAGCTGATTTAGATGCACAATGTGATTTTATGAAACAAAGAGATCATTTAGAAAGGACACTAGCATCTCTCAAAAAACAAGTCTTTCACACATCAAGTAGAAATAAAGACCTAGATAAAGCAATAATGGATAATGTTACTCTTATATCAGAATTAAATACTTTACGAGAAGAATTAAAAGTAGCATATAAGCATATAATAGATATGGAAAGTTTATTAggattaacaaaaagaaaaatgaagccGATAGAAGCCAGAAACAAATTAGAAGAAGCTTGCCATGGATATGAACAGTTGCAAACTGAATATAAACTTGAAATGCAGGATTGTCAAAGTTTAATTGTTGCGTTAAAAGATGACATAAAACGACTTTTGGATAAATTGCCATGCGAAGTGACAGAAAAATGA